The Castellaniella sp. genome includes a window with the following:
- the rplP gene encoding 50S ribosomal protein L16 yields MLSPSRRKYRKEQKGRNTGLATRGVDVSFGEFGLKATDRGRLTARQIEAARRAINRHIKRGGRIWIRIFPDKPISQKPAEVRMGKGKGNPEFWVAEIQPGKVLYEMEGVSEEVAREAFRLAAAKLPLRTTFVSRRVGA; encoded by the coding sequence ATGCTGTCACCCTCTCGCAGGAAATACCGCAAAGAGCAAAAAGGCCGCAATACCGGTCTGGCTACGCGCGGCGTCGATGTGTCGTTTGGCGAGTTCGGCCTGAAGGCCACCGATCGGGGTCGCCTCACGGCACGCCAGATCGAAGCCGCTCGTCGTGCCATCAACCGTCACATCAAGCGCGGCGGCCGTATCTGGATCCGGATTTTTCCGGACAAGCCCATTTCCCAAAAGCCCGCCGAAGTCCGGATGGGCAAGGGCAAGGGCAATCCAGAGTTCTGGGTCGCTGAAATCCAACCTGGCAAGGTACTGTACGAAATGGAAGGCGTGTCTGAAGAAGTCGCACGCGAAGCATTCCGTCTGGCTGCCGCCAAGCTTCCCTTGCGCACGACCTTTGTGTCGCGTCGCGTGGGCGCCTAA
- the ggt gene encoding gamma-glutamyltransferase — protein MKQALKTSIPAVLLSVVLAACASPAPPAVVAIPSITQAAAAAYDSGMDIFHPVVAHHGMVVTEHKLASQAGLAMLQAGGNAVDAAVAVGFALAVVLPNAGNLGGGGFMVLHTAQDNQDHALDFRETAPARASRDMYVGADGQVVDGRSLFTHLAVGVPGSVAGLTHALQRWGSLPLDQVMAPAIRLAERGFAVSPALADALAKNSRVMGQWPATQAIFWRDGQALQAGDWLVQKDLAQSLRLIARDGASAFYQGAIARQIVVEMARHGGLIQAQDLADYRAVERAPISGTYRGYRIITMPPPSSGGIHLVQLLNIMENWPMHQWGAGSAQTVHHMAEAMKLAYADRSEYLGDTDFVPVPVAGLVSKAYAKQLAAHIDPLRSRPSTDIRPGQPQAYESDQTTHYSVVDGSGNAVAVTYTLNTNFGSGIVASGTGILLNNEMDDFSAKPGVANVYGLIGGEANAIQPGKRPLSSMTPTVVLADGAPWLVTGSPGGARIITTVLETITNAIDFRLNPAESAAQPRFHHQWWPDELRVEKGFSPDTLDLLRQYGHRIVVKPTMGKTQTIQIRDGVQYGASDPRGPDGAALGVP, from the coding sequence ATGAAGCAAGCATTGAAAACCTCAATACCAGCCGTTCTGCTTTCCGTTGTGCTGGCTGCCTGCGCCTCGCCTGCGCCCCCTGCGGTAGTTGCCATCCCCTCGATCACCCAGGCCGCTGCAGCAGCCTACGACAGTGGCATGGATATTTTCCATCCCGTCGTTGCGCACCATGGCATGGTGGTGACAGAGCACAAGCTCGCCAGCCAAGCCGGATTGGCCATGCTGCAGGCGGGCGGCAATGCGGTGGATGCCGCCGTGGCGGTAGGCTTTGCCTTGGCGGTGGTGCTGCCCAATGCGGGCAATCTGGGGGGCGGCGGCTTTATGGTGCTGCATACCGCCCAAGACAATCAGGACCATGCCTTGGATTTCCGCGAGACCGCGCCTGCGCGGGCAAGCCGCGACATGTATGTGGGGGCGGACGGCCAGGTTGTCGATGGGCGGTCCTTGTTTACCCATTTGGCCGTGGGTGTACCTGGTTCTGTGGCGGGTCTGACGCATGCCTTGCAGCGTTGGGGCAGTCTGCCGTTGGACCAGGTCATGGCGCCGGCGATCCGCCTGGCCGAGCGTGGCTTTGCCGTCAGTCCGGCGCTGGCAGATGCCTTGGCTAAAAACAGCCGTGTCATGGGCCAATGGCCGGCGACTCAGGCGATTTTCTGGCGTGATGGGCAAGCCTTGCAGGCGGGCGACTGGCTGGTACAAAAAGACCTGGCCCAGTCCCTGCGCTTGATTGCCCGGGATGGCGCCTCGGCGTTTTACCAGGGCGCGATAGCCCGACAGATCGTGGTCGAGATGGCCCGTCATGGTGGACTGATCCAGGCCCAGGATCTGGCCGACTACCGGGCAGTCGAGCGTGCGCCCATCAGCGGCACCTATCGCGGCTATCGAATTATTACCATGCCGCCCCCCAGCTCGGGTGGTATCCATCTGGTGCAATTGCTGAACATCATGGAGAACTGGCCCATGCATCAGTGGGGCGCGGGCAGCGCCCAGACGGTGCACCACATGGCCGAGGCCATGAAGCTGGCCTACGCGGATCGCTCCGAATATCTGGGGGATACGGACTTCGTGCCAGTGCCTGTGGCGGGCCTGGTCTCAAAGGCCTATGCCAAGCAGCTGGCGGCCCACATCGATCCCCTGCGGTCAAGGCCTTCGACCGATATACGCCCTGGCCAACCGCAGGCCTACGAGAGTGACCAGACCACCCATTATTCTGTGGTGGACGGCAGCGGCAATGCGGTGGCGGTCACCTATACCTTGAATACTAATTTCGGCAGCGGCATTGTGGCATCCGGCACGGGGATCTTATTGAATAACGAAATGGATGATTTCTCCGCCAAACCAGGGGTGGCCAATGTCTATGGCCTGATCGGCGGTGAAGCCAATGCCATTCAGCCCGGCAAGCGCCCCTTGTCATCCATGACCCCTACGGTGGTATTGGCCGATGGCGCGCCCTGGCTGGTGACGGGCAGCCCCGGCGGGGCACGCATCATCACCACCGTGCTGGAAACGATTACCAATGCGATTGATTTCCGGCTGAACCCGGCTGAGTCCGCCGCCCAACCGCGGTTTCATCACCAATGGTGGCCCGACGAGCTGCGTGTGGAAAAAGGCTTTAGCCCGGATACGCTGGATTTGTTGCGCCAGTATGGTCACCGAATCGTCGTCAAGCCCACGATGGGCAAGACCCAGACCATCCAGATCCGCGATGGGGTGCAATACGGCGCATCCGATCCACGTGGCCCGGATGGGGCGGCTTTGGGGGTTCCCTGA
- the rplW gene encoding 50S ribosomal protein L23: MNAERLMQVILAPVVTEKATMIAEKNNQVAFRVVADATKPEIKAAIELLFKVEVDSVQVANRKGKEKRFGRFMGRRRNERKAYVSLKAGQEIDFSEVN, from the coding sequence ATGAATGCCGAACGTCTGATGCAAGTCATTCTGGCACCCGTGGTTACTGAAAAAGCCACGATGATTGCCGAAAAAAACAACCAGGTCGCTTTCCGTGTCGTGGCTGATGCCACCAAGCCCGAGATCAAGGCCGCCATCGAACTCCTCTTCAAGGTCGAGGTCGATTCCGTGCAGGTCGCCAATCGCAAGGGCAAGGAAAAGCGCTTCGGCCGATTCATGGGTCGTCGCCGCAACGAACGCAAGGCCTATGTGTCGCTCAAGGCCGGCCAGGAAATCGACTTTTCGGAGGTGAACTAA
- the rplB gene encoding 50S ribosomal protein L2, with translation MPLVKVKPTSAGRRGMIKVVHPELHRGPGYAPLLEPQSRHSGRNNNGHITVRHRGGGHKQHYRVVDFRRNKDGIVARVERLEYDPNRTAHLALLCYADGERRYIIAPRGLEVGATVVSGPEAPIRAGNTLPIRAIPVGSTIHCIEMQPGKGAQIARSAGASAVLMAREGVYAQVRLRSGEVRRVHIDCRATIGEVGNGDHSLRQIGKAGAMRWRGIRPTVRGVAMNPVDHPHGGGEGRTGEGREPVSPWGTPAKGYRTRRNKRTDNMIVSRRKRK, from the coding sequence ATGCCGCTGGTAAAAGTCAAACCTACATCCGCCGGTCGCCGGGGCATGATCAAGGTCGTGCACCCCGAGCTGCACAGGGGTCCGGGCTATGCCCCCCTGCTGGAACCCCAGTCGCGCCATTCTGGCCGTAACAACAACGGTCACATCACGGTGCGTCATCGTGGCGGTGGCCACAAACAGCACTATCGTGTTGTTGATTTCCGTCGCAACAAAGACGGCATCGTCGCTCGCGTCGAACGTCTGGAATACGACCCCAACCGCACCGCGCACTTGGCGTTGCTGTGCTATGCCGACGGCGAACGCCGTTACATCATTGCACCGCGTGGCCTGGAAGTCGGCGCGACCGTCGTTTCGGGTCCCGAAGCGCCGATCCGTGCCGGTAACACGCTGCCGATCCGTGCCATTCCTGTTGGCTCCACCATCCACTGCATCGAGATGCAGCCTGGCAAGGGTGCCCAGATCGCACGTTCGGCTGGTGCTTCGGCTGTGTTGATGGCCCGTGAAGGCGTCTATGCTCAGGTTCGCCTGCGCTCTGGCGAAGTCCGTCGCGTGCACATCGATTGCCGTGCCACCATCGGTGAAGTCGGCAATGGCGATCACAGCCTGCGCCAAATCGGCAAGGCAGGCGCCATGCGCTGGCGTGGTATCCGCCCGACCGTTCGTGGCGTTGCCATGAACCCGGTGGATCACCCGCATGGTGGTGGTGAAGGTCGCACCGGCGAAGGCCGTGAACCCGTCAGTCCGTGGGGTACTCCCGCCAAGGGCTATCGGACCCGTCGTAACAAGCGCACAGACAATATGATTGTCTCGCGCCGCAAGCGCAAATAA
- the rpsJ gene encoding 30S ribosomal protein S10, whose product MKNQKIRIRLKAFDYKLIDQSAAEIVETAKRTGAVVRGPVPLPTRIRRYDVLRSPHVNKTSRDQFEMRTHQRLMDIVDPTDKTVDALMRLDLPAGVDVEIALQ is encoded by the coding sequence ATGAAAAACCAGAAAATCCGCATTCGCCTGAAGGCGTTTGACTATAAGCTGATCGACCAATCCGCTGCTGAAATCGTCGAAACAGCCAAGCGCACCGGCGCCGTGGTTCGTGGCCCCGTGCCACTGCCCACGCGTATTCGTCGCTATGACGTGCTGCGTTCGCCGCACGTCAACAAGACTTCGCGGGATCAGTTCGAAATGCGTACGCACCAGCGTCTGATGGATATCGTCGACCCCACCGACAAGACCGTGGACGCCCTGATGCGTCTGGACTTGCCGGCTGGCGTGGATGTCGAAATCGCGCTGCAATAA
- a CDS encoding ribonucleotide reductase subunit alpha: MDITCFNDLLQAARQQPEPQRLLFVFASSGVPDDATAAQKASHARGEGGELTPLLCVDKTPAEITDFAALVQESRQTGQDWQVVFVAAMADQTAFLPDNKDVDQAFQRMTQMIKYGTIGSLLAFDRQGDPLMFGAA; this comes from the coding sequence ATGGACATCACCTGTTTCAATGATCTGCTGCAGGCTGCTCGCCAGCAGCCTGAACCGCAGCGCCTGCTGTTTGTCTTTGCCTCCAGCGGGGTGCCAGACGACGCCACTGCGGCCCAGAAGGCCAGCCATGCGCGTGGCGAAGGCGGAGAACTGACGCCATTGCTATGCGTGGACAAGACCCCGGCCGAAATCACGGATTTTGCGGCGCTGGTTCAGGAATCCCGCCAGACAGGTCAGGACTGGCAGGTGGTGTTTGTGGCGGCCATGGCGGATCAGACGGCCTTTTTGCCTGATAATAAGGACGTGGACCAGGCCTTTCAGCGCATGACCCAGATGATCAAATACGGCACCATCGGGTCGCTGCTGGCTTTTGACCGCCAGGGCGACCCGCTGATGTTTGGTGCCGCCTGA
- the rpsC gene encoding 30S ribosomal protein S3 has protein sequence MGQKIHPIGFRLAVNHNWTSRWYANDKVYGSMLAEDIRVREYLKKKLKSASVGRIIIERPAKNARITIYSARPGVVIGRRGEDIENLKADLQRLMGVPVHVNIEEIRKPETDAQLIADSIAQQLEKRIMFRRAMKRAMQNAMRLGAQGIKIMSAGRLNGIEIARTEWYREGRVPLHTLRAHIDYGTAEAQTTYGIIGIKVWVYKGDMQPNGDFPVETAAGPRDDERRPRRAPRSDRPGRPGGRGRGPRRDASSAAPAPEGE, from the coding sequence ATGGGACAGAAAATCCACCCAATCGGGTTCCGCCTCGCGGTCAACCACAACTGGACTTCTCGCTGGTACGCCAACGACAAGGTCTACGGCAGCATGCTGGCCGAAGACATTCGTGTGCGTGAATACCTGAAGAAGAAACTGAAATCGGCTTCCGTCGGTCGCATCATCATCGAGCGCCCCGCCAAGAACGCCCGCATCACCATCTACTCGGCTCGCCCGGGTGTGGTCATCGGCCGTCGCGGCGAGGACATCGAGAACCTGAAGGCTGATCTGCAGCGTCTGATGGGCGTGCCCGTGCACGTCAACATCGAGGAAATCCGCAAGCCGGAAACCGACGCTCAACTGATCGCCGACTCGATCGCCCAACAGCTCGAAAAACGCATTATGTTCCGCCGCGCCATGAAACGCGCCATGCAGAACGCCATGCGTCTGGGCGCTCAGGGCATCAAGATCATGTCTGCAGGTCGCTTGAACGGGATCGAAATTGCCCGTACCGAATGGTACCGCGAAGGCCGTGTGCCCCTGCACACCCTGCGCGCCCATATCGACTACGGCACGGCCGAAGCCCAAACCACGTACGGCATCATCGGGATCAAGGTCTGGGTTTACAAGGGCGATATGCAGCCTAACGGCGATTTCCCCGTTGAAACCGCTGCTGGTCCGCGTGATGACGAGCGCCGTCCGCGCCGTGCTCCGCGTAGTGATCGTCCTGGCCGCCCCGGTGGCCGTGGTCGTGGTCCGCGTCGTGATGCTTCATCGGCTGCGCCCGCGCCTGAAGGAGAATAA
- a CDS encoding AMP-binding protein: MEPIWLEHYPQGVPTDITDQAATYASLADLFENSCREYAHNTAYISMGVSITYAQTQQKARDFAAWLQSQGVKKGDRVALMMPNLLQYPICLFGTLMAGAVVVNTNPLYTAHELHHQLSDSGATTVVVAENFARTLQDAMPDTAVQRVVVTGLGDMLGFPKGLITNLVVRHLKKLVPAWNLPGAQRFNDVLAAGQRAAFQPIALSHDDLAALQYTGGTTGVAKGAMLSHGNLVSNVCQAYSWVKPYCKGEKECVVTALPLYHIFALTANCLTFMKLGASNLLIVNPRDIPGFIKELGTVKFTALTGVNTLFNALLNNPDFAKLDFSNLHTSLGGGMAVQEAIAQRWLQITGKPIAQAYGLTETSPAVTINPLDKVDFNGSIGLPVPSTLVAIRDDNRSMAIGESGEICVKGPQVTSGYWNRPEETAKVFDADGWLLTGDIGYMNDKGYIFLLDRKKDMILVSGFNVYPNEVEAAAIEHPGILEAAAIGVPSGHSGEVVKLYVIRKDPTLTEAEVIAHCRKLLTGYKVPKFVEFREDLPRSNVGKILRKELRGK, encoded by the coding sequence ATGGAACCCATCTGGTTGGAACATTACCCTCAAGGGGTGCCGACTGACATCACCGACCAGGCGGCCACCTATGCCTCACTGGCGGATCTGTTCGAGAACAGCTGCCGGGAATACGCCCACAACACGGCGTATATCAGCATGGGGGTCTCCATCACATATGCGCAGACGCAACAAAAAGCCAGGGATTTTGCCGCATGGCTGCAATCCCAGGGCGTCAAAAAAGGCGACCGTGTCGCCCTGATGATGCCCAATCTGCTGCAATATCCCATCTGCCTGTTTGGCACCCTGATGGCCGGAGCCGTGGTGGTCAACACCAACCCGCTGTATACCGCCCACGAACTGCATCACCAACTGAGCGATTCCGGGGCCACGACCGTGGTGGTGGCCGAGAATTTCGCGCGCACCCTGCAGGACGCCATGCCGGACACTGCTGTCCAGCGTGTGGTGGTAACAGGCCTGGGCGATATGCTGGGCTTTCCCAAAGGCCTGATCACCAACCTGGTGGTGCGCCATCTCAAAAAGCTGGTGCCTGCCTGGAATCTGCCGGGCGCGCAGCGCTTCAACGATGTTCTGGCGGCTGGTCAGCGGGCTGCTTTCCAGCCCATCGCCCTGTCGCATGACGATCTGGCCGCCCTGCAATACACCGGCGGCACCACCGGGGTGGCTAAAGGCGCCATGCTCAGCCACGGCAATCTGGTGTCCAATGTGTGCCAGGCATACAGCTGGGTAAAGCCCTACTGCAAGGGCGAAAAAGAATGCGTCGTCACGGCCCTGCCGCTATATCATATCTTTGCCCTGACCGCGAACTGCCTGACCTTCATGAAGCTGGGCGCCAGCAATCTGCTGATCGTGAATCCACGCGATATTCCCGGCTTCATCAAAGAACTGGGCACGGTCAAATTCACCGCGCTCACCGGGGTCAACACCTTGTTCAATGCCCTCTTGAACAATCCCGATTTCGCCAAGCTGGATTTCAGCAATCTGCACACATCTCTGGGCGGCGGCATGGCGGTCCAAGAGGCCATCGCCCAACGCTGGCTGCAAATCACCGGCAAGCCTATCGCCCAGGCTTATGGGCTGACGGAAACCTCGCCGGCAGTCACCATCAACCCGCTGGACAAGGTCGATTTCAATGGTTCCATCGGCCTGCCGGTGCCATCCACTCTGGTGGCGATCCGCGACGACAATCGCAGCATGGCGATTGGCGAGTCCGGAGAAATCTGCGTCAAAGGCCCACAAGTCACATCCGGCTATTGGAACCGCCCAGAGGAAACCGCCAAAGTTTTTGATGCCGACGGCTGGCTGCTGACCGGCGATATCGGCTACATGAACGACAAGGGTTATATATTTTTGCTGGACCGCAAAAAAGACATGATTCTGGTGTCGGGATTCAATGTCTACCCCAACGAAGTCGAAGCCGCCGCCATCGAACACCCCGGCATCCTGGAGGCTGCCGCCATCGGCGTGCCCAGCGGGCATTCAGGCGAGGTCGTCAAGCTGTACGTGATCCGCAAAGACCCCACACTGACCGAGGCCGAGGTCATCGCCCATTGCCGCAAGCTGCTGACAGGCTATAAGGTGCCGAAATTCGTGGAATTCCGCGAGGACCTGCCCCGCAGCAACGTGGGCAAGATCCTGCGCAAGGAACTACGCGGCAAATAG
- a CDS encoding zf-TFIIB domain-containing protein, translating to MKCPACRDVDLSMSSRQNIEIDYCPQCRGVWLDRGELDKLIERSVQEVSTPERQAPVQPSPGGQYRDAPRYHDKHYRKKSFWHEIFD from the coding sequence ATGAAATGCCCTGCCTGCCGAGATGTCGATCTTTCCATGTCCTCACGCCAAAATATCGAGATAGACTATTGTCCTCAGTGCCGAGGCGTCTGGCTGGATCGCGGCGAGCTGGATAAGCTGATTGAACGCAGCGTCCAGGAGGTTTCAACCCCAGAACGACAAGCCCCTGTCCAGCCGTCGCCTGGTGGCCAATATCGCGATGCTCCGCGCTACCATGACAAACATTACCGGAAAAAATCTTTCTGGCACGAAATCTTTGATTAG
- a CDS encoding chalcone isomerase family protein, giving the protein MNFDQKPLGFLSNKRIGLASVVLAAAGLWAMPPMAQAVTVASVDVPAEQSLDGTALVLNGAGLRQRFVFQVYVAALYVPQKTQDVQAILDSQAPQLLRLTLLRDITSKALTDALNDGLKANNTEAQLAEMSNTIRDFEAFMQTGGEGVSGDRVDIRFNQGKVSVSFKDKALGEVSDPRFASALLKVWLGPEPAQASLKQALLGQAPAN; this is encoded by the coding sequence ATGAATTTCGATCAAAAGCCGCTTGGATTCCTGAGCAATAAACGCATCGGACTGGCCTCGGTGGTACTGGCTGCCGCTGGCTTGTGGGCAATGCCTCCCATGGCTCAGGCAGTCACGGTCGCCTCGGTGGACGTCCCGGCGGAACAAAGCCTGGACGGCACCGCGCTGGTGCTCAATGGGGCAGGCCTGCGCCAGCGTTTTGTCTTCCAGGTGTATGTTGCTGCCCTGTACGTGCCGCAGAAAACACAGGATGTTCAGGCTATTCTAGATAGCCAGGCACCCCAGTTGCTACGCCTGACGCTGCTGCGCGATATCACCAGCAAAGCCCTGACTGATGCCCTGAACGATGGCCTGAAGGCCAACAACACCGAAGCCCAACTGGCCGAAATGAGCAATACGATCCGCGACTTTGAAGCATTCATGCAGACTGGCGGTGAAGGCGTGTCCGGTGACCGGGTGGATATCCGTTTCAACCAGGGGAAGGTATCGGTATCATTCAAGGACAAGGCACTGGGCGAGGTTTCGGACCCACGTTTTGCCAGCGCCTTGCTCAAGGTCTGGCTTGGGCCGGAGCCCGCCCAGGCCTCTCTGAAACAAGCCCTGCTGGGCCAGGCACCAGCCAACTGA
- the rpmC gene encoding 50S ribosomal protein L29 has product MKASELREKDAAGLQTELESLLKAHFNLRMQRATQQLSNTSQLGKVRRDIARIRTIMTENAGK; this is encoded by the coding sequence ATGAAAGCCAGTGAACTGCGCGAAAAAGACGCCGCCGGGCTCCAAACCGAGCTCGAGAGCCTGCTGAAGGCACATTTCAACCTGCGTATGCAGCGTGCCACCCAGCAGCTTTCCAACACCAGCCAGTTGGGCAAGGTGCGTCGCGATATCGCGCGCATCCGCACCATCATGACTGAGAACGCAGGAAAGTAA
- the rplC gene encoding 50S ribosomal protein L3, whose protein sequence is MSNSTPTPAAWRLGLVGRKVGMTRIFTEEGDSIPVTVLDVSDNRVAQVKTPEIDGYAAVQLAYGSRRASRVAKAQAGHYAKAGIEAGSILKEFRLDPATAAEFTAGSVVAVESIFQAGQQVDVTGTSIGKGFAGTIKRHNFGSQRASHGNSRSHRVPGSIGQSQDPGRVFPGKKMAGHMGAAITTVQNLDVVRVDAERGLLLVRGAVPGHKNADIVVRPAIKAAPKKGA, encoded by the coding sequence ATGTCGAATTCGACACCTACGCCCGCGGCCTGGCGCCTCGGGCTTGTGGGGCGAAAAGTCGGCATGACCCGCATTTTTACCGAGGAAGGCGATTCCATCCCGGTAACTGTGCTGGACGTGTCCGACAATCGCGTCGCCCAGGTCAAGACGCCTGAAATCGACGGCTATGCAGCAGTGCAGCTGGCTTACGGCTCCCGTCGCGCATCACGCGTGGCCAAAGCCCAAGCTGGCCACTATGCCAAAGCCGGCATCGAAGCCGGTTCCATCCTGAAAGAATTCCGTCTGGACCCCGCCACCGCCGCCGAGTTCACGGCTGGTTCCGTGGTGGCCGTGGAATCCATCTTCCAGGCTGGTCAACAGGTCGACGTCACTGGCACCAGCATCGGTAAAGGCTTTGCCGGCACGATCAAGCGCCACAACTTCGGTTCTCAGCGCGCTTCTCACGGTAACTCGCGTTCGCACCGCGTTCCTGGCTCCATCGGCCAGTCACAAGACCCCGGTCGCGTGTTCCCCGGCAAGAAAATGGCCGGCCATATGGGTGCTGCCATCACCACCGTACAGAACCTCGATGTCGTGCGCGTAGACGCCGAACGCGGTCTGCTGCTGGTCCGTGGTGCCGTTCCCGGTCACAAAAATGCCGACATCGTCGTGCGTCCGGCCATCAAGGCCGCGCCCAAGAAAGGAGCCTAA
- the rplD gene encoding 50S ribosomal protein L4: MELKLLNDQGQSSATVAGADEVFGREFNEALVHQIVVAYQANARMGNRAQKNRETVKHSTKKPWRQKGTGRARSGMTSSPIWRGGGRAFPNSPDENFSQKVNKKMYRAGLRAIFSQLVREDRLAVVETFTLEAPKTKLAAAKLKDLGITESVLIITDAMDENVYLATRNLPNVAVIETRYADPLSLVHYKKVLVTKSAIAQLEELLG, encoded by the coding sequence ATGGAACTCAAGCTCCTGAATGATCAGGGTCAGTCCTCGGCCACCGTTGCTGGTGCCGATGAGGTCTTCGGTCGAGAATTCAACGAAGCGCTGGTGCACCAGATCGTCGTGGCCTATCAGGCCAACGCACGCATGGGTAACCGCGCTCAGAAGAACCGCGAAACCGTCAAGCACTCCACCAAGAAGCCGTGGCGCCAAAAAGGCACCGGTCGTGCCCGTTCGGGTATGACATCCTCGCCGATCTGGCGTGGGGGTGGCCGTGCGTTCCCGAACTCGCCGGATGAAAACTTCAGCCAGAAGGTCAACAAGAAAATGTACCGCGCCGGTTTGCGCGCCATTTTCTCGCAGCTGGTGCGCGAAGACCGCCTGGCCGTGGTGGAAACCTTCACCCTGGAAGCCCCCAAGACCAAGCTGGCAGCCGCCAAGCTCAAGGATCTGGGCATTACCGAATCCGTCCTGATCATCACTGATGCCATGGACGAGAACGTCTATCTCGCGACGCGCAACCTGCCCAACGTGGCAGTCATCGAAACGCGCTACGCCGATCCGCTGTCCCTGGTCCACTACAAAAAAGTACTGGTCACCAAATCGGCGATCGCCCAACTCGAGGAGTTGCTGGGATGA
- the rplV gene encoding 50S ribosomal protein L22 translates to METTAIIRGVHISAQKTRLVADLIRGKSVAQALNVLTFSPKKAAVILKKALESAIANAEHNDGADIDELKVTTIYVDKAQSMKRFSARAKGRGNRIEKQTCHIVVKVGA, encoded by the coding sequence ATGGAAACTACCGCAATCATTCGCGGCGTGCATATTTCCGCCCAAAAGACTCGCCTGGTGGCGGATCTGATCCGTGGGAAATCCGTGGCGCAGGCGCTCAATGTCTTGACGTTCAGTCCTAAAAAGGCTGCGGTCATTCTGAAAAAAGCGCTCGAGTCGGCGATTGCCAATGCCGAGCACAATGATGGTGCCGACATCGACGAACTGAAGGTCACCACCATCTATGTCGACAAAGCCCAGTCCATGAAGCGTTTCTCGGCTCGTGCCAAGGGCCGCGGCAACCGCATCGAAAAGCAGACCTGCCACATTGTGGTCAAGGTCGGGGCCTAA
- the rpsQ gene encoding 30S ribosomal protein S17 has product MTTETQKDSTKRQRTLVGKVVSNKMDKTIVVSVQTRVKHPVLGKFVNRTAKYKAHDETNQINEGDTVEIAEGRPISKSKSWTVVRLVEAVRII; this is encoded by the coding sequence ATGACAACCGAAACTCAAAAAGACAGCACCAAGCGTCAGCGCACGCTGGTCGGCAAGGTCGTCAGCAACAAAATGGACAAGACGATTGTCGTCAGCGTCCAGACCCGCGTAAAGCACCCCGTCCTGGGTAAGTTCGTCAACCGCACTGCCAAATACAAGGCGCACGACGAAACCAACCAGATCAACGAGGGCGATACGGTGGAAATCGCCGAAGGTCGGCCTATCTCCAAGTCCAAGTCCTGGACGGTAGTCCGCCTGGTCGAGGCTGTGCGCATCATCTGA